The Mytilus edulis chromosome 12, xbMytEdul2.2, whole genome shotgun sequence genome contains a region encoding:
- the LOC139498147 gene encoding uncharacterized protein, whose product MHTYLFGTLFLSIFVQFSTSQCYNGPYSCIVNPTEPGRHFPGTVFMTFEKFGPNQCFDECIRRARCESFNYKASAFYCELNTGHGIESNNFVNDAKYEYTSMEGLRKTFYDPCIYASGCYPGTVCSRQGDDTRSCEIEDVNVYQNHLESIATTTPEVNTPDVTTSKMIESNAEPENMTEVNQNENAATTMEVNQIENVPTTMEVNQIENAATTMDGSNLWTSAAPTPKK is encoded by the exons ATGCATACATATCTTTTTGGAACGTTATTTCTATCTATTTTCGTACAATTTTCTACGAGTCAGTGCTACAATGGACCATATTCATGTATAGTTAATCCAACAGAGCCTGGTAGACATTTTCCGGGCACTGTATTCATGACGTTTGAAAAGTTCGGTCCAAACCAGTGCTTTGACGAATGTATTCGTCGAGCGAGGTGCGAGTCGTTCAATTACAAAGCGTCGGCGTTCTACTGTGAACTAAATACTGGACATGGTATTGAAAGTAACAACTTCGTCAACGATGCGAAGTACGAATACACTTCAATGGAGGGACTGAGAAAG ACATTTTATGATCCTTGTATATACGCTAGTGGATGCTACCCTGGGACGGTCTGTAGTCGACAGGGCGATGATACAAGAAGCTGTGAGATTGAAG acGTAAATGTATACCAGAATCATTTGGAAAGTATAGCTACTACAACACCGGAAGTAAATACCCCAGACGTCACAACATCTAAAATGATCGAATCAAATGCAGAACCAGAAAACATGACAGAAGTAAACCAAAATGAAAACGCTGCTACAACAATGGAGGTAAACCAAATTGAAAACGTACCTACAACAATGGAGGTAAACCAAATTGAAAACGCAGCAACAACAATGGACGGATCTAATTTATGGACAAGTGCAGCTCCGACACCAAAAAAATAG